In a single window of the Azospirillum sp. TSH58 genome:
- a CDS encoding replication protein RepA, which translates to MARVHQLVFDLGADEAKVIAPEEWRETIPVAARVLADDKLREAHCYTGFALTAFPYKSLPADKSYEKSGHNITIVVDPTTIQVGRRRFKPGVPYGAYARLVMIYLQSEAVRNRSPVVSLGGSLHDFIENRLGLSWGGKTGRAVNEQVQRIAGASLKFFWTADNGRPAFHATHIIRAGMFGNDEDTAQAALWDDHVRLDGEFYQHLLGHSVPLQDEAVRALATDAVALDTYVWLAYRLRELKEPTPVSWAALASQFGSYAEVRFFKRKFLPSLRQALAAYPGARVDIDERVGVTLHPSDPPVARRPRIVKA; encoded by the coding sequence ATGGCTCGAGTTCACCAGCTCGTTTTCGATCTTGGCGCGGACGAAGCGAAGGTGATCGCCCCGGAAGAATGGCGCGAAACCATCCCCGTTGCCGCACGTGTCCTGGCTGACGATAAGCTCCGCGAAGCCCACTGCTATACGGGTTTTGCGCTAACAGCCTTCCCATATAAGTCTCTTCCAGCGGACAAGTCGTACGAGAAGAGCGGGCACAACATCACCATCGTCGTCGACCCGACCACGATCCAAGTTGGCCGACGTCGTTTCAAGCCAGGCGTCCCCTATGGTGCCTATGCACGTCTGGTGATGATCTACCTGCAATCCGAGGCCGTCCGGAACCGTTCACCCGTTGTTTCGCTAGGCGGTAGCCTGCACGACTTTATCGAGAACCGTTTAGGCCTCTCGTGGGGTGGCAAGACAGGGCGCGCCGTTAATGAGCAGGTCCAACGCATCGCCGGCGCATCGCTCAAATTCTTCTGGACGGCCGACAACGGACGTCCCGCTTTCCACGCTACCCACATCATCCGCGCCGGCATGTTCGGCAACGATGAGGACACGGCGCAGGCAGCCCTATGGGACGATCACGTGCGGCTCGATGGTGAATTCTATCAGCACCTGCTCGGGCATTCTGTGCCACTGCAGGACGAGGCTGTGCGGGCTTTGGCAACGGATGCCGTGGCGCTCGATACCTACGTGTGGCTAGCCTATCGCCTGCGCGAGCTGAAAGAACCGACGCCGGTGTCGTGGGCTGCTCTGGCCTCACAGTTCGGCTCTTACGCTGAGGTCCGGTTCTTTAAGCGGAAGTTCTTACCGTCGCTACGCCAAGCCCTTGCAGCCTATCCAGGCGCGCGCGTGGATATCGACGAGCGCGTTGGCGTGACATTACATCCGAGTGATCCCCCGGTGGCTCGGCGGCCACGCATTGTCAAGGCGTGA
- a CDS encoding ParA family protein, translated as MPVITLASVKGGVGKTSALLSLGSDLALSGGRVTVLDADPNGHASRIGAKMAKRLNGVAFTAIGEITEANILASIKKARAEAEYVLVDLPGVSSKLTLLGLARSTLVIVPVQASEMDIHDALQTVENVKQAGEAADKTISACFLLSRWPVTIESRAAKETRKRLTAKAPDIPVLNTPLMDRTAFKEMTFNGAPPQLVEPDGNAAANIAAIRQEVQALLGAKVEDAA; from the coding sequence ATGCCGGTTATCACGCTGGCCAGTGTCAAGGGAGGGGTGGGGAAAACATCGGCCCTCCTGTCGCTGGGATCCGACCTTGCCTTGTCTGGCGGCCGCGTCACGGTTCTTGACGCTGATCCGAACGGGCACGCGAGCCGCATTGGCGCGAAGATGGCCAAGCGGCTGAACGGTGTAGCATTCACAGCCATTGGCGAAATCACCGAAGCGAACATCCTCGCCAGCATCAAGAAGGCACGCGCCGAAGCGGAATACGTGCTCGTCGACCTGCCAGGCGTATCGTCCAAGCTAACCCTGCTTGGCCTGGCGCGGTCCACGCTGGTCATTGTTCCGGTGCAGGCTTCCGAGATGGACATCCACGACGCGCTGCAGACGGTTGAAAACGTGAAGCAGGCCGGCGAGGCTGCAGATAAGACGATCTCGGCGTGCTTCCTGCTATCCCGTTGGCCTGTCACAATCGAGAGCCGTGCGGCGAAGGAAACTCGCAAGCGCCTAACGGCCAAGGCACCCGACATCCCAGTCCTCAACACGCCGTTGATGGATCGAACGGCGTTCAAGGAGATGACCTTCAACGGAGCCCCGCCGCAACTAGTGGAGCCGGACGGTAACGCGGCAGCGAACATCGCAGCCATCCGTCAGGAAGTGCAAGCCCTGCTAGGTGCCAAAGTGGAGGACGCCGCATGA